The following proteins are encoded in a genomic region of Alteromonadaceae bacterium 2753L.S.0a.02:
- a CDS encoding regulator of ribonuclease activity B, which yields MTWPNDADGDVMRRLQNAGFDFSKKYKVDFNIDFDHWPLDKSEVQRILSLYPTAEFINPDEEDRKNGITTGYVLLVFNSEVSYEYVIATQKSLSQEMSVIGGVCESWGVMHG from the coding sequence ATGACTTGGCCAAATGATGCGGATGGCGATGTCATGCGAAGATTACAAAATGCTGGCTTCGATTTTTCAAAAAAATACAAAGTGGATTTTAATATAGACTTTGATCACTGGCCCCTGGATAAAAGTGAAGTACAACGAATACTAAGCCTCTATCCAACTGCTGAATTTATCAATCCAGATGAAGAAGATAGAAAAAATGGTATAACTACTGGCTATGTCCTTTTGGTTTTCAACAGTGAAGTCTCATATGAGTATGTAATAGCCACTCAAAAATCGCTATCACAAGAAATGTCAGTAATAGGTGGTGTTTGTGAATCGTGGGGTGTCATGCATGGATAA
- a CDS encoding immunity protein 35 of polymorphic toxin system, producing the protein MQNVVEMITKEKAKEIVERHINSMTQPEEDRYIVVDESTISKDWGWVFFYTSEKWHTTRELRYAVVGNAPLIVEKDSGNLFVTGTAMPIENYIQRYETVGDPNA; encoded by the coding sequence ATGCAAAATGTCGTAGAAATGATTACTAAAGAGAAAGCAAAAGAAATCGTAGAACGCCACATCAATTCGATGACCCAACCCGAAGAGGATCGATATATTGTCGTAGATGAGTCTACTATATCGAAAGATTGGGGTTGGGTATTCTTTTATACCTCAGAAAAGTGGCATACAACTCGGGAACTGCGATATGCAGTTGTGGGTAATGCTCCTTTGATAGTCGAAAAGGATTCGGGTAATTTGTTTGTAACTGGTACCGCAATGCCAATAGAAAATTATATTCAACGTTATGAAACAGTGGGTGATCCAAATGCATAA
- a CDS encoding TonB family protein — MIIFYTAITIILLSGSVLAAEYEQVDWESLKIYSHQDWSMWAPIVKKAPKYPKKAKRKEIEGCVNVYFDIRSDGTIGVAKVFKSIPEGIFDEISLESLAEFKYVASEHNSKKEPILTHNIFTFTLEGSKSTREGWIKKCTQI, encoded by the coding sequence ATGATCATTTTCTACACGGCCATTACAATTATTTTATTGTCTGGCTCAGTCCTTGCTGCAGAATATGAGCAAGTAGATTGGGAAAGCTTAAAGATCTATTCGCATCAAGATTGGTCAATGTGGGCGCCAATAGTGAAGAAAGCTCCTAAATATCCTAAAAAGGCAAAGCGAAAAGAAATTGAAGGTTGTGTGAACGTATATTTTGATATTCGGTCGGATGGAACTATAGGAGTTGCGAAGGTATTTAAATCTATTCCTGAAGGTATATTTGATGAGATCTCATTGGAATCACTTGCTGAATTCAAATATGTTGCCTCAGAACATAATTCAAAAAAAGAACCGATCCTTACCCACAATATTTTTACTTTTACCTTAGAGGGAAGTAAATCTACCAGAGAAGGTTGGATAAAAAAATGTACACAAATATAA